The Trichosurus vulpecula isolate mTriVul1 chromosome 4, mTriVul1.pri, whole genome shotgun sequence genome contains a region encoding:
- the CCDC17 gene encoding coiled-coil domain-containing protein 17, whose amino-acid sequence MASGPEERGEQGTPELFPCSACDMVFPSRTLRDSHTYRFCIGHLTPGVPGGRRESPAWPSASLPLDREGRSHQPKDQLETHQKTTGQGEASGATLKRLTDEVQRLRVSLQEMVSPQKGTAGSRAHLEAAYARRLAEIGARTRSLEKHREEIRQQLGGLAGGDASTNVLGQVMLVIQAQEKRTQMALDVLGERVEKLQARTQPDLPAAKKEEGPDLNLLALPPSQGVLTSEIRALQTSYLQAGGRDPGVLAKLWELHLEAALLEGRPQKRQAKAAAGPRTLDTQLQALEAINGHLETEILALQTQRGPRRAQQGPWEPQPEEGIGLLRRRRGGSAHLPPPVAPPLPPPPPGLPRDSPFSGTMETTGASAQSRHLLPPPDVLGPAPYDPGAGFAIFYDFLLGLEPEWSQVQLVTGLARGGQETGPSTALPPSPCLPLPPTPGAPLGNCAILAARQPVPRLHPSQAVTLVTELQAWGLWDRGQEPRPQAWTNIQLFDWEQRVLSGHWRLPLRALPRAPSLHPRQLNAIPQAGQIELYLRIANARDAEIQALAKIDPAQGREYRYLPTVPSSASLEDSNLYSHFLGPPSLLPSLSLSDGFNDPPPASE is encoded by the exons ATGGCCTCGGGCCCAGAGGAGCGAGGGGAGCAGGGGACCCCAGAATTGTTTCCTTGCTCAGCCTGTGACATGGTTTTCCCTTCAAGGACTCTCCGGGACAGTCACACCTACCGCTTCTGCATTGGCCACCTCACTCCAGGGGTACCCGGGGGCCGAAGGGAGAGCCCAGCCTGGCCCTCAGCCTCCCTCCCGCTTGACAGAGAA GGCCGGTCACATCAGCCCAAGGATCAACTGGAGACCCACCAAAAAACCACAGGCCAGGGGGAAGCCAGTGGGGCCACCCTGAAGAGGCTGACAGATGAG gtTCAAAGGCTTCGGGTGTCGCTGCAAGAGATGGTGTCTCCCCAGAAG GGCACTGCAGGGTCCCGGGCTCACCTAGAAGCAGCCTACGCTCGTCGTCTGGCAGAGATTGGAGCCCGAACTCGGAGTCTGGAGAAGCACCGAGAGG AAATCAGGCAGCAGCTTGGGGGCCTGGCTGGGGGCGATGCTAGCACCAACGTCCTAGGGCAGGTGATGCTGGTGATCCAGGCCCAGGAGAAGAGGACGCAGATGGCTCTGGACGTGCTAGGGGAGCGTGTGGAGAAACTGCAGGCACG GACTCAGCCAGATCTCCCAGCTGCgaagaaggaggaagggccaGACCTCAACCTCTTGGCCCTACCACCCAGTCAAGGGGTCTTGACTTCAGAGATTCG GGCCCTACAGACATCCTACCTGCAGGCCGGGGGCAGAGACCCTGGAGTCCTGGCCAAGCTGTGGGAGCTGCACCTCGAGGCTGCACTTCTGGAGGGGAGGCCTCAGAAGAGGC AAGCGAAGGCCGCTGCCGGGCCCCGGACACTAGACACCCAGCTGCAGGCCCTAGAAGCTATTAACGGGCACTTGGAGACCGAGATCCTGGCCCTGCAGACTCAGAGAGGACCCCGGAGAGCCCAGCAGG GCCCATGGGAGCCCCAGCCCGAGGAGGGGATTGGCCTGCTCcggagaagaagaggaggctcTGCCCATCTGCCACCCCCTGTGGCTCCCCCgctgccaccccctcccccaggacTCCCCAGGGACAGCCCTTTCTCAGGCACGATG GAGACCACAGGAGCCTCAGCCCAGAGCCGCCACCTCCTGCCCCCACCTGATGTGCTGGGCCCAGCTCCTTACGACCCAGG GGCTGGGTTTGCCATATTCTACGACTTCCTGCTAGGACTGGAGCCTGAGTGGTCACAGGTGCAGCTGGTGACAGGGCTGGCACGGGGCGGGCAGGAAACGGGCCCCAGCACTGCCCTACCCCCCAGTCCCTGTCTGccgctgccccccaccccaggggcTCCCTTGGGTAACTGTGCCATCCTGGCAGCCAGGCAGCCTGTGCCCAG GTTACATCCCTCCCAGGCTGTGACCCTGGTCACAGAGCTTCAGGCCTGGGGCCTTTGGGACAGAGGCCAGGAGCCAAGGCCCCAGGCTTGGACCAATATACAGCTGTTTGACTGggagcagagagtgctgagcgGACACTGGAGGCTGCCTCTGAGAGCCCTGCCCCGGGCACCGAGCCTTCACCCCAGGCAGCTCAATGCCATCCCTCAG GCTGGCCAGATCGAGCTGTACCTGAGAATAGCAAATGCAAGAGACGCTGAGATCCAGGCATTGGCCAAAATCGACCCAGCTCAAGGCCGGGAATACCGCTACCTGCCCACC GTACCCAGCTCAGCCTCTCTGGAAGACAGTAACCTGTACTCCCACTTCCTGGGACCCCCCAGcctgctcccctccctctctctatccgATGGCTTCAATGACCCTCCTCCTGCTTCAGAGTAA